The sequence CCGTATGCCAGAAATAAGGTTACTCCGCTTGGATTTTCACCAATGATTATGGCTCACGTGCAGGTGCTTTTGGCTGCCGTGGTTCTAACGGTGCTTTTTGTCATAGAGGTCAGCTTTTTGGGGGTTCCCGCATTCACCACTCCAAGCAGCCCCTTGATTCTTGGGCAAGTTTTGATTCTCGGGCTGGGAACGGGAATTGCTTATATTTGGCACTTCCAAGTCCTAGAACGCGCCGGATCGGCAATCGCTAGCTCGATAACTTACCCAACCCTGGTGGTATCTCTAATTATTGGTTGGGTTGTGCTTTCTGAACCGTTCAGTTGGAATATGCCACTGGGAGCCCTGGTAATCGCGTTGGGCTCGGTTATTACTCAACGTATCCGAGTTGTGCGGAGGCGGCAGCGCTCACCTGCTTCACGATCTCACCAACCTGGTGAAGGTGGGGCCCAATTCGAGTCTTTGGAGCACTGACGTTTATGACTGCAACAATCAGACCGGTGGCGTCTCTGATTGGTGCAGAAGCCCCAACCAGGCCTGGCTCAAATTCCTCATCCACTAGCGCATAGCCCTGTCGCCTCACCACCGTTAGTTCCTTCAATAGGTCTTCGAGGTTTCTGACCTTGGATTTTATTAACGGAATTGGGTTGTCCACTGAATTCATTGCGGCGATTCCCGGGGGCAGTGCATTTTCGGATCGGACCACCAGGGTGTCACCTGCATGATCGGCATACCATCTTCTCACTTCGGGCTCCGACCAGTCGCTCAGCAAAGCGCGACCTGATGAGGTTGGGGCAGCCGCAACGGAGACGCCCTCCCAACCCACACCACGAAAAGCACTGGGAGACAGTTCCGACTTCAGGGTGAGTACGTTTCCACCCCTTAGGACGCAAAGATGAGCGGTTTCATGGGTGAGACCCACCACCTGCTTTAAATATTTGCTGGCCTGCTTGACCAAATTCGCTTCACTAGTTTTAGCCGCCAGAGCATAAATTTGATAACCCAGGCTGTATTTGCCTGACTCGCGGTCGCGCTCCACGAATCCCGAGTCCGCCAAGGTCGCAAGTGTCCTAGAGATTTGACCCTTATCTCTGGCCGAAAGCTCAGCCACTCGATTTACACCCAAACCAACGGAGTCGATGGCCTCTCTCGAGCCGAGAACCTCTAAAACCTCCAGATCGCGAATTAGCCCAGAGACGTTTCTTCTTTGACTCACGGCGCTTGGCATTAGTTCCCCACCCATCTTGTTTATGCGATTGTTACCTAATTATGATGACATACTAACAACTCCAATTGCGTCAGTTGCAACTCCTACCTAGATTCCCTATATCTAATCAATGAGGAGGTGGGGCCAGTGGGAAATTACGACCTAGGGCTTTGGATCCCTTTCATGATTGACAAGTTCGATGAGATCCTCGAACTCAGTGCAGAGCACGTGATTGCCGTTCTTGTTTCGCTCTCAATCGCGGCTGTCTTCGGCGTAGCAACCGGCTTGCTTGTTTGGCAACGACCGATTGCTCGTTCTCTTGCAATCGCCACAACCGGCGTGATCCTCACAATCCCCTCGATGGCCCTTTTGGCACTGATGATTCCAACATTCGGGCTCGGTTGGCTTCCAACGATTGTGGCCTTGAGCCTCTACTCACTTTTGCCAATCGTTCGAAACACCGTGGTTGGCCTTCGTGAAGTACCACTTGCCGTTATGGAGTCGGCCAAGGGAATGGGCATGAGCAAGACCAAGGTCCTTTTTAAGATTCAGCTCCCAATGGCTTGGCCTGTGATCATCACCGGGCTTCGAGTTGCCACCCAGCTAGCCATCGGGATCGCAGCAATCGCAGCTTATGTGGCCGGCCCCGGACTTGGCGAATACATCTTCAAAGGCCTTTCGAGCCTCGGAGCAAAAAACGCCTTGAACTTCGCCCTCACCGGCACTGTAATGATTGTGATCATCGCCTTGTTGTTCGACGCCTTGTTTGCCGCAATATCCAGACTAACCACCTCAAAGGGGATTCGTGCCTGAGAAAAAAGCCACCAGTGGAGCATCCATTGAACTAATTGATGTATCAAAGGTTTATCCAAACCAGCCAGAACCTGCGGTTGAGAACTTCAACATGCTGGTCAACCCGGGTGAGTTAGTGATGCTGGTTGGACCCTCGGGTTGCGGCAAGACCACCACCATGAAGATGATCAACCGCATCATTCAGCCAAGCTCGGGGGTCATCAAAATTGACGGCGAAGACACCGCCTCTTTGGATGAGAATCTTTTGCGACGCCGCATCGGATACGTCATTCAGCAAATTGGTCTTTTCCCGCACCTAACTATTGCCGAGAACGTCGCAATCGTCCCGAAACTTTTGGGCTGGACCAAGGATGAAACCCACTCTCGTGTCGATGAAATGCTGGCACTGGTCGAGTTGGATCCTAAGGAATTCGGGGGTCGCTACCCTCGCCAGCTCTCTGGCGGACAGCAACAAAGAGTCGGAGTCGCCAGGGCTTTGGCAGCCGACCCGCCCGTGATGTTGATGGATGAACCATTTGGCGCGACTGACCCGATTACTCGCGAGAAACTGCAGCAAGAGTTTCTCAGACTTCAGGCGTCAATCGGCAAAACCATAGTATTTGTGACCCACGACTTTGAAGAGGCAATCAAGCTTGGTGACCGGATCGCGGTCTTGTCAAAACGCAGCAAGATCGAGCAGTTTGACACCCCTGCAAACATTTTGACCAACCCCGCTTCCGATTATGTTGCTTCGTTTATCGGTGAGGGTGCGGCGCTAAAGCGCCTCGCCTTGATGTCGGTGGATTCGGCCATGCGCACTGGAGGCGCGGAATCGAAGATCTCCGTTTTGGCCGACTCTAACCTGAGGGCGGCCCTGGATGCGATTGTTCTTTCGGGTGGTAGGGCAGTGTCAGTCAAGGATGCGAGCGGCAAAATTATCGGAAACATCTCTGTGGAGGCAATTTCTAATGCCCTGGGTGCGGACGTCTCAGGAATCGGCCGCTAATTATGGAAATCCAGGCAGCCAAAGACGTATCAACCGCCTACTCCCAGCCTTCTGATAGAAGAGGTAAGTACTTCACAGCCAAAAGATTTGGCACGCCGGTCCTGATTTTGGTCGCCCTCGGGTCACTTTTAGCATTTTTATACCTGCGCGGTGAACCGGATGCCATTGAGATCTTTGCGCTGAACTGGGAATACATGCTCGCTCGAGTCGACGAGCATATCCGAATCTCGGTCTTCTCCGCAGTCGTAGTAGCTGCGATTGCCGTTCCACTGGGTATCGCAGTGAGCCGGTCCAAGTCCAAGGTCGCCACCGTAGTTGTTTTAGGGTTGGCAAATATCGGGCAGGCCACCCCTGCAGTTGGCGTAATCATTTTGCTGGCTTTGATCCTGGGAATCGGCTGGCCCACCGCAGTGATTGCACTGGTGCTTTACGGCCTATTGCCGGTATTGCGAAACACCATTGTTGGAATCTCGCAGATCGACCCGAATATCGTCGAGAGTGCCAGGGGAATGGGCATGCGCAGCTCGCAGGTTCTGTTTCGCGTCGAATTACCACTTGCGGTGCCAGTGATCTTGGCTGGCTTTAGGACCGCTTTGGTTTTTAGTGTTGGTGTGGCAACTATTGCCACATTCATCAATGCCGGTGGCTTGGGGGAGGTAATCGTGGTGGGCCTGAAGCTCTCCCGACCTGCAGTGCTGCTCACCGGTGCAGTAGTGGTTTCTTGCATCGCCTTATTACTTGACTGGATAGCCGGTCTGGTGGAAGACGCGCTGAGACCAAAAGGCGTTTAGCAACAAGCACTTCGATAGATAGTTCCACTTAAACACCAACCCAACTAATAAACAAGGAGCATTCATGAATAGCGTCAAATCCGCTTGGGCCGCGTCAGCGTTAGTCGCCTCCCTAGCACTACTTACTGGTTGTGCCGCAGGCACAACCACCGCTGAAACCACAGCTGCTGGCGAGACCGAAACGGCAGCAGAGGCACTTCCTCTAGAGGGGCTATCCGGGACAATTGGTGCCAAGGACTTCTCTGAGCAGTACATCCTGGGCAACATGGTCAGCATTCTTCTAAACGAGAATGGTGCATCAACTGACTACTCGACGATCGTTGGTTCAGCAAACGTTCGAACCGCGCTAGAGGCTGACGAGTTCTTGGGCTACTGGGAATACACCGGAACCTCATGGTTGTCATATAACTTGCAGGATGCACCAGTGGTCGGAGTTCAGGCTCAATACGACGCAGTTGTTGAGCTAGATGCTGCCAAGGGCATTGCCTGGTTAAACGGCGCCGCCTTTAACAACACCTATGCATTTGCAATCAGGTCCGAGAAGGCCGCAGAGCTTGGAGTTACCAAGCTTTCCGACCTTGCTGCCCTTGATGCTGCGGAGCAGACCTTCTGCATCGAGTCCGAGTTCGCGGCCCGCCCAGATGGTTGGGCCGGAGTTCAGACTGCTTATGGTCTAGCCAATGCGAAGACCGTAACCTTGGATACCGGTGCGATTTATGCGGTAACCGATGAGGGCAAGCAGTGCAACTTTGGTGAGGTATTTGCAACTGACGGACGCATCGCGGCCCTAGACCTATTGGTCTTGACCGACGACAAGTCCTTCTTCCCTGTTTACCAGGGCGCATTCACCTTGAAGCAGTCAACCCTGGACGCCTACCCAGCACTAGCTGATATCGTCAACGGCTTGACCGCTTTGCTCACCGATCAGGTAATGCAGTCACTGAACGCAAAAGCTGATGTTGATGGCGAAGACCCAGAAGACATCGCTCGTCAGTTCTTGATCGAGCAAGGCCTAATCCAGGGCTAATAAGCCTTCAAACAATAAGTAAGGAACTGAGATGACCCTCAAAATGCAGATCGGCGAATCATTCGTTGGAGAAGGCGTGAACGCCGCACACATCAACACCGTGTTCGGTGATCGTGAGGGTCCCACGGGAGTGGCTTGGGCTACGGCCTTAGCCACTCCCTCTCAGGGACACGTTCCATTTGTGGCAATTCTTCGGCCCTCGTTGCCGGTGAAGCCACTCACCCTTTTTGTCACCAAAGCCGCACCCGGCAGTGACACCCACGGCAACATGATTTGGGGCCCGGCTCAGGCCGGTGTGTCTTCAGGGGTGGCTGACGCGGTAGAGGCCGGTCATATAAATAAAGACGAGGTAGACCTGGGTTGCATAATCGTTGCGGTTTGGGTAAACCCAGAAGCTAATGATGCCGACTTGGTCTATAAAAATAATCGAGAAGCAACTTTCACGGCACTGAAAAATGGCGCTGGTGCGCTGCCGAGTATCGAAGATGTCCTTGCCAACAAGGCTTTACCGTTCAACCCCTTCTACACCGCAAAGGACTAGATTTTGAAGATCACCGACATCAAGCTCACACGGATGCGCTTGCCACTTGACCCACCCTTTTTTGCAGCTTGGGACCCAAACCCTAGAACCGAGTTCCTCGCGACATTGGTCGAGGTTCACACCGACCAGGGCGTGGTGGGCTACGGATCTGGTGACAGCATGGATGGCTTTGAGGGCTACCAGCATCTATTTATCGGCACCAACCCGATGGAAATTCTGAATCAGGTCAAAAGAATCGAAACAATTAATTTTCACGGTGGCCGCTACTGGCCTCTTGAGGCGGCCTTCTGGGACATCATCGGCAAGGTAGCAAACTTGCCAGTCGCAACATTATTTGGCGGATCCACGGATCGGTTATTGGCCTACGCCTCATTTGGTGAATTGCGTAAGCCTAAAGACCGTGCACTGGCAGCTGAAAAAGCCCGCGAAAAGGGTTTCAGGGCATGCAAGATTCGCATCGCCCGAGACCAATTGGATGAAGGTATCGAAGCGGTCGCCGCAACAAGAAAAGCCCTCGGAGAGGACTTCGAGATAGCAGTAGATATGAATCAGATGTGGCGAATGTCGGGAGATATCGAAAACGCCCTCCCGCTATCGAAGGTTCGAAGCGTCGCGCAAAGGCTTAGTGAACTCGGTGTGCTGTGGATTGAAGAACCGCTTCCACAAACCGACATAGCGGGCATTAAATCGATTCGTCAAGCGCTGGGTGTTCAAATTTCTGGCGGTGAGATGGTTCGCTCTATGGCTGAGCTCGCTCACCTGATTGAGCAAGACACTTTTGATATTTACCAGCCAGACGTTGTCCTGGCGGTTGGAATGTTGCGTGCTCGCCAGGCTTCGGAAATGGCTGCCTTGAAGCACCGCAGATTCACGCCACACTCTTGGACAAACGGCCTGGGTGTTTTGGCGAATCTTCAAGTGGCCGCCGGTGTTGGCTCAGGGCCATACTTCGAATTCCCCTATGATCCGCCGGGTTGGACCATCGAGCGGAGGGACTTTTTTATAAAACCGATTGATATTGATTCAGAGGGCTATGTTCACGTGCCAAAAGCACCGGGTCTTGGTGCCGAAATTGATCTTGACGCTGTGCAAAGGTTTAGGGTCTAGGGATGAATAAATTTACGAAAGAGCAATGGCTCCAAAAAGCCAAAGACCTAAAACCTAAAGCAGACTTATTTATTAATGGTGAATTTGTTCCGGCAGCCTCCAACGAGCGGTTTGAAACCCTCTCACCAAGAGATGGATCGGTTATAACTACCGTTGCGCGTGGCGCAGAAATAGACATCGATAACGCAGTCCGGATCGCCCATCAGCGTTTCGAAGAGGGTGTTTGGTCGAGGATAGACCCTAGAGAGCGCCAAAAGGCCCTTTATCGACTGAGCGAATTAATGCTGGAAAATGCAGCCGAGCTTGCTCTTTTAGAAGCCATCGAAACAGGGCACCCAATTGGTGATGCGCTCAACGTCGATGTCCCATCGGCAGCGAGAACCTATCGTTGGTATGCAGAAGCAATCGACAAGGTTTATGACCAGATCGCCCCGGCACCAGTCTCGGCACTCGCCCTCATCTCAAGAGAGCCGTTGGGAGTTATCGGGGCGGTTGTGCCATGGAACTATCCGCTAATTATTTCTGCTTGGAAGCTGGCTCCAGCGCTAGCCGCTGGCAACTCCGTGGTTCTAAAGCCCTCGGAAGACACCAACTTATCTTCACTTCGTTTAGCAGAATTGGCGATTGAAGCGGGGATTCCAGCCGGAGTACTAAATGTTGTCACCGGCTACGGAGCCGAAGCCGGGCAGGCGCTTGGGCGACACCCGCTAGTTGACAAAATAACCTTCACAGGGTCGCCTGGAGTCGGAAAGATGTTCCAGAAATACGCTGGTGAATCTAACGGCAAGCAGGTGGCGCTTGAGCTGGGTGGAAAATCCCCACACATAGTTTTTGAGGATGTTGAAGATATCGAAGCCTGCGCCTCGGCAATTGCTTGGGGCATATTTTATAACGCTGGACAAACCTGCCACGGTGGTTCTCGATTGCTGGTTCACGAGGCAATAAAGGACCGCTTATTAGAAGCCGTCATCAGGGTTGGCGCAGCTTTGGTAACTGGGGATCCCATGGATCCCAAGACCCAGGTGTCAGCAATCGTAAACAAAAAACAGCACACTCGGGTTCTGGAATATTTGGAGATAGCAAAACAAGAAAACGCCAACGTGATATTTGGCGGCAATGCTCATCAGCCGGTGGCCGGTGGCTACTTTATTGAGCCCACGATTCTAGATAACGTGAAGATAAACAGCCGAATTGCTCAAGAGGAAATATTCGGCCCCGTGCTAGCAGTCACAACCTTCAAGACTGCTAAAGAAGCGGTGGAGCTCGCCAATGGAACCGAATATGGTTTGGCCGCGAGTGTTTGGACCCAAGACATCACCCTTGCTCATAAGGTGGCCAAAGCTGTTCGAGCCGGCACCGTTTGGGTAAATACCTACGATGTCTCAGATATCATCGTGCCCTTTGGTGGCTTCAAGAACTCTGGTTTTGGCAGGGACCGCTCACTACATGCACTCGATTCTTATACCGCACTAAAAACAACCTGGATAAACCTAGGCAACGAACCCATCTAATAACGCCAACCTAAAGGGACAAAATGTTCGACAATCAAAACGCAGTTATCGGGTTTATCGGCCTCGGGAACATGGGTAGCGGTATGACCAAAAATCTGCAAAAAAACGGCTTCAAGCTAATCGTTCACGACGTGCGCAAGGAGGCTGCGGCAGACCTATTAGCGGCCGGGGCAGTTTGGGCCGATACTCCAGCAGAAGTCGCTGCTCATAGTGACGTGGTTATCACAATGCTGCCAACCCCAAAGCTGCTCGATTTTGTGGCAATGGGGCCCGATGGAATATTGACCGGTATGAAAAAAGATGGCTGGTGGGTCGACATGTCAACCTCGGTCCCCGAGGTGACCGAGCGAGCTCGCAGTTTCTCGGAGGAGTTGCAAGTACACATCGTTGATGCGCCTGTGGCCGGCATGTCGGCTGGAGCTCGCAATGGCACATTGCAGATT is a genomic window of Candidatus Aquiluna sp. UB-MaderosW2red containing:
- a CDS encoding IclR family transcriptional regulator — protein: MPSAVSQRRNVSGLIRDLEVLEVLGSREAIDSVGLGVNRVAELSARDKGQISRTLATLADSGFVERDRESGKYSLGYQIYALAAKTSEANLVKQASKYLKQVVGLTHETAHLCVLRGGNVLTLKSELSPSAFRGVGWEGVSVAAAPTSSGRALLSDWSEPEVRRWYADHAGDTLVVRSENALPPGIAAMNSVDNPIPLIKSKVRNLEDLLKELTVVRRQGYALVDEEFEPGLVGASAPIRDATGLIVAVINVSAPKTRIGPHLHQVGEIVKQVSAAASAQLGYVE
- a CDS encoding ABC transporter permease, whose amino-acid sequence is MIDKFDEILELSAEHVIAVLVSLSIAAVFGVATGLLVWQRPIARSLAIATTGVILTIPSMALLALMIPTFGLGWLPTIVALSLYSLLPIVRNTVVGLREVPLAVMESAKGMGMSKTKVLFKIQLPMAWPVIITGLRVATQLAIGIAAIAAYVAGPGLGEYIFKGLSSLGAKNALNFALTGTVMIVIIALLFDALFAAISRLTTSKGIRA
- a CDS encoding ABC transporter ATP-binding protein; translated protein: MPEKKATSGASIELIDVSKVYPNQPEPAVENFNMLVNPGELVMLVGPSGCGKTTTMKMINRIIQPSSGVIKIDGEDTASLDENLLRRRIGYVIQQIGLFPHLTIAENVAIVPKLLGWTKDETHSRVDEMLALVELDPKEFGGRYPRQLSGGQQQRVGVARALAADPPVMLMDEPFGATDPITREKLQQEFLRLQASIGKTIVFVTHDFEEAIKLGDRIAVLSKRSKIEQFDTPANILTNPASDYVASFIGEGAALKRLALMSVDSAMRTGGAESKISVLADSNLRAALDAIVLSGGRAVSVKDASGKIIGNISVEAISNALGADVSGIGR
- a CDS encoding ABC transporter permease is translated as MEIQAAKDVSTAYSQPSDRRGKYFTAKRFGTPVLILVALGSLLAFLYLRGEPDAIEIFALNWEYMLARVDEHIRISVFSAVVVAAIAVPLGIAVSRSKSKVATVVVLGLANIGQATPAVGVIILLALILGIGWPTAVIALVLYGLLPVLRNTIVGISQIDPNIVESARGMGMRSSQVLFRVELPLAVPVILAGFRTALVFSVGVATIATFINAGGLGEVIVVGLKLSRPAVLLTGAVVVSCIALLLDWIAGLVEDALRPKGV
- a CDS encoding glycine betaine ABC transporter substrate-binding protein, which produces MNSVKSAWAASALVASLALLTGCAAGTTTAETTAAGETETAAEALPLEGLSGTIGAKDFSEQYILGNMVSILLNENGASTDYSTIVGSANVRTALEADEFLGYWEYTGTSWLSYNLQDAPVVGVQAQYDAVVELDAAKGIAWLNGAAFNNTYAFAIRSEKAAELGVTKLSDLAALDAAEQTFCIESEFAARPDGWAGVQTAYGLANAKTVTLDTGAIYAVTDEGKQCNFGEVFATDGRIAALDLLVLTDDKSFFPVYQGAFTLKQSTLDAYPALADIVNGLTALLTDQVMQSLNAKADVDGEDPEDIARQFLIEQGLIQG
- the fae gene encoding formaldehyde-activating enzyme codes for the protein MTLKMQIGESFVGEGVNAAHINTVFGDREGPTGVAWATALATPSQGHVPFVAILRPSLPVKPLTLFVTKAAPGSDTHGNMIWGPAQAGVSSGVADAVEAGHINKDEVDLGCIIVAVWVNPEANDADLVYKNNREATFTALKNGAGALPSIEDVLANKALPFNPFYTAKD
- a CDS encoding mandelate racemase/muconate lactonizing enzyme family protein — encoded protein: MKITDIKLTRMRLPLDPPFFAAWDPNPRTEFLATLVEVHTDQGVVGYGSGDSMDGFEGYQHLFIGTNPMEILNQVKRIETINFHGGRYWPLEAAFWDIIGKVANLPVATLFGGSTDRLLAYASFGELRKPKDRALAAEKAREKGFRACKIRIARDQLDEGIEAVAATRKALGEDFEIAVDMNQMWRMSGDIENALPLSKVRSVAQRLSELGVLWIEEPLPQTDIAGIKSIRQALGVQISGGEMVRSMAELAHLIEQDTFDIYQPDVVLAVGMLRARQASEMAALKHRRFTPHSWTNGLGVLANLQVAAGVGSGPYFEFPYDPPGWTIERRDFFIKPIDIDSEGYVHVPKAPGLGAEIDLDAVQRFRV
- a CDS encoding aldehyde dehydrogenase; translated protein: MNKFTKEQWLQKAKDLKPKADLFINGEFVPAASNERFETLSPRDGSVITTVARGAEIDIDNAVRIAHQRFEEGVWSRIDPRERQKALYRLSELMLENAAELALLEAIETGHPIGDALNVDVPSAARTYRWYAEAIDKVYDQIAPAPVSALALISREPLGVIGAVVPWNYPLIISAWKLAPALAAGNSVVLKPSEDTNLSSLRLAELAIEAGIPAGVLNVVTGYGAEAGQALGRHPLVDKITFTGSPGVGKMFQKYAGESNGKQVALELGGKSPHIVFEDVEDIEACASAIAWGIFYNAGQTCHGGSRLLVHEAIKDRLLEAVIRVGAALVTGDPMDPKTQVSAIVNKKQHTRVLEYLEIAKQENANVIFGGNAHQPVAGGYFIEPTILDNVKINSRIAQEEIFGPVLAVTTFKTAKEAVELANGTEYGLAASVWTQDITLAHKVAKAVRAGTVWVNTYDVSDIIVPFGGFKNSGFGRDRSLHALDSYTALKTTWINLGNEPI